In the genome of Bremerella alba, one region contains:
- a CDS encoding DMT family transporter — protein sequence MDKLTWILLALAAGSALPLQGGVNSKLGKALANPSYAALVSFSVGALALMAYVLVTRQSPSWEGVKQASWFYWTGGILSAAYVTTVILTFPKLGSGLTFASIVAGQMIISLILDHFHVLVAHPQPINLGRVLGAGLIVGGVILLQRFQNDSTPRQSTNM from the coding sequence ATGGATAAACTAACTTGGATACTTTTGGCTTTGGCAGCCGGGTCTGCACTGCCGTTGCAGGGTGGCGTCAATTCCAAACTTGGAAAAGCACTCGCAAATCCTAGCTATGCTGCGTTAGTCTCCTTCTCTGTCGGTGCCTTGGCGCTGATGGCATACGTACTGGTAACAAGACAATCACCTTCCTGGGAAGGCGTCAAACAAGCATCGTGGTTCTACTGGACCGGCGGAATCCTCAGTGCTGCCTACGTCACCACAGTTATTTTGACGTTTCCCAAGCTGGGTTCCGGATTGACATTTGCCTCGATCGTTGCTGGGCAAATGATCATTTCGTTGATATTGGACCACTTCCATGTCTTGGTCGCCCATCCACAACCCATCAATCTTGGCCGAGTGCTTGGAGCGGGTCTTATTGTTGGCGGAGTGATCCTTCTTCAGCGATTTCAGAATGATTCCACACCGCGACAGAGTACAAATATGTAG